In the genome of Pelobacter seleniigenes DSM 18267, one region contains:
- a CDS encoding DUF3781 domain-containing protein: protein MHEDLNLFIAERFKNTELGFLRIKKNLGILNYSDEATERFLKEIILATPVEKIAKQGKNYYFTCVKFNALLTVNSHSFTVITAKKIVQRLASQ from the coding sequence ATGCACGAAGACCTCAATCTATTCATAGCAGAGCGGTTTAAAAACACGGAATTAGGCTTTTTAAGAATCAAAAAAAATCTTGGCATCCTCAATTATTCAGATGAGGCCACAGAGAGATTCTTGAAAGAGATCATTCTCGCAACCCCTGTTGAAAAGATCGCAAAGCAAGGCAAAAACTATTATTTCACCTGCGTAAAGTTTAATGCGCTCTTAACCGTCAACTCCCATAGTTTTACCGTCATCACCGCTAAAAAGATCGTCCAGAGGCTAGCCTCACAGTGA
- a CDS encoding DUF2835 family protein — MSNGEKHFYFRLRLSQSQYLRYYQGQTSSIQVTTECGKKLRFPASRLRPFLTKNGIEGRFVLTIGQDNRFVNMQQL, encoded by the coding sequence ATGAGCAACGGCGAAAAACATTTTTATTTCCGTTTGCGGCTGAGCCAGTCCCAGTACTTGCGCTATTACCAGGGACAGACCAGCAGTATCCAGGTCACCACTGAATGCGGGAAAAAGCTGCGCTTTCCCGCGTCCAGACTCCGCCCCTTCCTGACCAAGAACGGCATTGAGGGGCGTTTTGTCCTCACCATCGGTCAGGACAACCGTTTTGTCAACATGCAACAACTCTGA
- a CDS encoding glutathione S-transferase family protein: MKLYGRSTSLNVQKVLWFLEELGLGYEHIELGGKFGGLDTEEFSRLNPMKKVPVLIDGDHVIWESHTILRYLAASYGDETWYPASPYRRSLYERWMDWAQLLLQPAFMGTFGAYY, translated from the coding sequence ATGAAATTATATGGTCGATCGACCTCTCTCAATGTCCAAAAAGTCTTATGGTTCCTGGAAGAATTGGGCCTTGGCTATGAGCATATCGAATTGGGTGGAAAGTTCGGCGGGTTAGATACCGAAGAGTTTTCCAGACTCAACCCCATGAAGAAAGTTCCGGTTTTGATCGACGGCGATCACGTCATCTGGGAATCCCACACCATTTTACGCTATCTGGCCGCCAGTTACGGAGATGAGACATGGTACCCGGCGAGCCCTTATCGGCGGTCCTTATACGAACGCTGGATGGATTGGGCTCAATTACTCCTGCAACCGGCCTTCATGGGGACATTTGGAGCCTATTATTGA
- a CDS encoding peptidase U32 family protein, translating to MSKAIRDYPELLMPAGDMEKLKTAIRFGADAVYLGTSAFGLRAHAGNFSIAQLREARALTRQAGVALYLTLNASLRPEELICLEELLEELRPLELDAYIIADPGVLLSVQKVDPGRAIHLSTQVNSCNPQAAEFWRRNGVSRLNLARELTLADIRSFAGQTALELECFVHGAMCVAHSGRCLLSTALLGRSANRGDCAQPCRWEYSLLEETRPGQHFAIEEDARGTYLMNSRDLCLVEQLPELIAAGIDSFKVEGRMKSLYYVATTARVYRDAIDRLVRDPRDIDPRWRSELEKVSHRPYDTGFLFGHEDAKIHAADTHYIRTHDFVGFVREDEQGLWVEGRNRFLQGDELELLGPQMRQQTFRAELIRSRDGAVLPAGQPNSQLLLELPSWAEPGDLIRRQRPE from the coding sequence ATGTCGAAAGCGATTCGGGACTACCCGGAATTACTGATGCCCGCCGGGGATATGGAAAAACTGAAGACCGCAATCCGCTTTGGGGCGGATGCCGTTTATCTCGGCACCTCGGCCTTCGGGCTGCGCGCCCACGCGGGGAATTTCAGCATTGCACAACTGCGTGAAGCCAGGGCTCTGACCCGGCAGGCCGGGGTCGCTCTCTATCTGACTCTCAACGCTTCCCTGCGGCCGGAGGAACTGATTTGCCTCGAAGAGCTTCTGGAAGAGCTACGTCCCCTGGAGTTGGATGCCTATATCATTGCCGATCCCGGGGTGCTGCTGAGCGTGCAGAAGGTTGATCCGGGGCGCGCGATCCATCTTTCGACCCAGGTCAACAGCTGTAACCCCCAGGCCGCCGAGTTCTGGCGCAGAAACGGAGTCAGCCGTCTCAACCTGGCGCGGGAATTGACCCTTGCCGATATCCGCAGCTTTGCCGGGCAGACAGCGTTGGAGCTGGAGTGTTTTGTTCATGGCGCCATGTGCGTGGCCCATTCGGGCCGCTGCCTGCTCTCCACGGCCCTGCTCGGGCGCAGCGCCAATCGCGGCGACTGTGCCCAGCCCTGTCGCTGGGAATATTCCCTGCTGGAGGAAACCCGCCCCGGCCAGCACTTTGCCATCGAGGAGGATGCCCGGGGCACCTACCTGATGAACAGTCGCGATCTCTGCCTGGTCGAGCAGCTTCCCGAGCTGATCGCCGCCGGCATCGACAGCTTCAAGGTTGAGGGGCGGATGAAGAGCCTCTATTATGTCGCCACCACCGCGCGGGTCTACCGGGATGCCATCGACCGGCTGGTACGCGACCCGCGTGATATCGATCCGCGCTGGCGCAGCGAACTGGAAAAGGTCAGCCATCGTCCGTATGATACCGGCTTCCTGTTCGGTCATGAGGATGCCAAGATCCATGCCGCCGACACTCATTACATTCGCACCCATGACTTTGTCGGCTTTGTCCGCGAGGATGAGCAGGGTCTCTGGGTGGAAGGGCGCAATCGCTTTCTGCAGGGGGATGAATTGGAATTGCTCGGCCCGCAGATGCGCCAGCAAACCTTCCGCGCTGAACTCATCCGCAGCCGCGACGGAGCCGTTCTCCCGGCTGGCCAACCTAATTCCCAACTGTTGCTGGAACTGCCGTCCTGGGCCGAACCCGGTGACCTGATTCGCCGCCAGCGGCCGGAGTGA
- a CDS encoding GNAT family N-acetyltransferase — translation MSIHIKQATASDAPIIASFAKALTDEIIVKTGARHFNVNITETTELCRALIEQGNYTVFLAISSDAELPIGFATLCESHALYAEGTFGIIQECYIQPEFRSQQVGSMLLKKVAEHAQSLGWKRLELCTPPLPEFARTVNFYAENGFEATGGRKMKLVLERT, via the coding sequence ATGAGCATCCACATCAAACAAGCCACTGCCTCTGATGCACCGATCATTGCGTCCTTCGCCAAAGCCCTGACCGATGAAATCATCGTCAAAACTGGCGCGCGACATTTCAACGTCAACATTACTGAGACAACGGAACTGTGCCGCGCCCTGATCGAACAGGGGAACTATACTGTTTTCCTTGCCATCTCCAGTGATGCGGAGCTTCCGATTGGTTTCGCGACTCTCTGTGAAAGTCATGCGCTTTACGCCGAAGGGACCTTTGGGATTATTCAGGAATGCTATATCCAGCCGGAATTTCGGTCTCAACAGGTGGGTTCCATGCTCCTGAAAAAGGTCGCAGAGCATGCTCAATCCCTCGGCTGGAAACGCCTGGAGCTTTGCACACCGCCACTGCCCGAGTTTGCCAGAACCGTCAATTTTTATGCGGAGAATGGCTTTGAGGCGACCGGTGGCCGAAAAATGAAATTGGTTCTAGAAAGGACCTGA
- the trpS gene encoding tryptophan--tRNA ligase translates to MRILSGIQPSGSLHLGNFFGMMKKMIEYQEQEELFCFIANYHAMTSLSDGKVLAKGTLEAAANFLALGLDPEKSIFWVQSDVPEVQELAWILSNFTPMGLLERCHSYKDKVAQGIKPNHGLFAYPVLMAADILLYQSDKVPVGKDQKQHLEVARDIAIKYNNEYGDVFTLPEPDIDDDLATIPGLDGRKMSKSYGNTIELFLEEKALRKQVMRIVTDPTPVEEPKNPETCNIFQIYRLFLDENGVAELRRRYETPGLRYGDVKQELFETIRDFFAPYAEKRKELLDNPDEIRKILAAGADKARYVALKTLRKARKKGGLIY, encoded by the coding sequence ATGCGTATCCTATCCGGTATCCAACCCTCAGGTTCCCTTCATCTGGGAAATTTCTTCGGCATGATGAAAAAAATGATCGAGTATCAGGAACAGGAAGAGCTGTTCTGCTTCATCGCCAACTACCACGCCATGACCAGCCTGTCCGACGGCAAGGTCCTGGCGAAGGGAACGCTTGAAGCGGCGGCAAACTTCCTTGCCCTGGGTCTTGATCCGGAGAAAAGTATCTTCTGGGTCCAGTCGGATGTCCCTGAAGTGCAGGAGCTGGCCTGGATTCTCTCCAACTTCACCCCCATGGGTCTGTTGGAACGCTGCCACAGCTATAAGGACAAGGTTGCCCAGGGGATCAAGCCTAACCACGGCCTGTTCGCCTATCCGGTGCTGATGGCGGCAGACATTCTGCTCTACCAGAGCGACAAGGTGCCGGTCGGCAAGGACCAGAAGCAGCACCTGGAGGTGGCCCGGGATATCGCCATCAAATACAACAACGAATACGGCGATGTCTTCACCCTCCCCGAGCCGGATATCGACGATGACCTGGCGACGATTCCCGGCCTGGACGGACGCAAGATGAGCAAGAGCTACGGCAACACCATCGAGCTGTTCCTGGAGGAAAAGGCCCTGCGCAAACAGGTGATGCGGATTGTCACCGATCCGACCCCGGTTGAGGAACCGAAGAACCCGGAGACCTGCAATATCTTCCAGATTTATCGGTTGTTCCTGGATGAGAATGGAGTTGCGGAGCTGCGCCGGCGCTACGAAACCCCGGGCCTGCGCTACGGGGATGTCAAACAGGAGCTGTTTGAGACGATCCGCGACTTTTTCGCCCCCTACGCGGAAAAGCGCAAGGAACTGCTCGACAATCCTGACGAAATCCGCAAAATCCTTGCGGCCGGGGCGGACAAAGCCCGTTACGTGGCTCTTAAAACCCTGCGCAAAGCCCGCAAGAAAGGCGGCCTGATCTACTGA
- a CDS encoding M48 family metallopeptidase, translating into MRMLLLILYLACSAFRFLLDWLNLRYRQQNRKPLPAAFVGQIDEQRLCKSDAYALANDRLGFVEAGCGMLLTLLFLFGGLLPWYDQWIARPGAGFVSQGLLFFGVLALVQMVLGLPFSLYRHFVLEEKFGFNRMSFKLWCSDLLKSLLVGAVLFLLLASGALWLIKLAPTSWWLWVWGFWALVSLFLLFVSPYLIEPLFFKFTPLQHADLEDEVRNLLAKAGVRAGKVLQVDASKRSGHSNAYFTGIGKVKRVVLFDTLLEQLEDRELLAVLAHELGHWRHGHLRSRLIKSLLIALLSCWLGFTLLRGGWLPGWFGSAELSFYAQVILLGWLAGQLGFLWTPLSSWWSRRHERQADRFAVNLTGSGRELASGLVKLARENLSSLFPHPLYAAFYFSHPPLVERVQQLEALVAEDSAQG; encoded by the coding sequence ATGAGAATGCTCTTGTTGATCCTTTATCTGGCCTGCAGCGCCTTTCGCTTTCTCCTCGATTGGCTCAACCTGCGTTATCGGCAGCAGAATCGCAAGCCCCTGCCGGCGGCCTTTGTCGGCCAGATCGATGAACAGCGGTTGTGCAAGAGCGACGCCTATGCCCTGGCTAACGACCGGCTCGGTTTTGTCGAAGCCGGCTGCGGCATGCTCCTGACCCTGCTCTTTCTGTTCGGCGGCCTGCTCCCCTGGTATGATCAATGGATTGCTCGGCCCGGCGCTGGTTTTGTCAGCCAGGGACTGCTCTTTTTCGGCGTGCTGGCCCTGGTGCAGATGGTGCTCGGGCTGCCGTTTTCCCTCTATCGTCATTTTGTGCTTGAGGAAAAATTCGGTTTCAACCGGATGAGCTTCAAGCTCTGGTGCAGTGATCTGCTCAAATCCCTGTTGGTCGGGGCGGTGCTGTTTCTCCTCCTGGCGTCCGGGGCGCTCTGGCTGATCAAGCTGGCACCCACCAGCTGGTGGCTCTGGGTCTGGGGCTTCTGGGCGCTGGTCTCCCTGTTTCTGCTGTTTGTATCGCCTTATCTGATTGAACCCCTGTTCTTCAAATTTACCCCGTTGCAGCACGCCGATCTGGAAGATGAGGTCCGCAACCTGCTGGCCAAAGCGGGCGTGCGCGCCGGCAAGGTCCTGCAGGTCGATGCTTCCAAACGCAGCGGCCACAGCAACGCCTATTTCACCGGCATCGGTAAAGTCAAACGGGTGGTATTATTCGACACCCTGCTGGAACAGCTGGAAGATCGCGAGCTGCTCGCCGTCCTCGCCCATGAACTGGGCCACTGGCGGCACGGACATCTACGCAGCCGCTTGATCAAGAGCTTGCTCATTGCGCTACTGAGTTGCTGGCTCGGTTTTACCCTGCTGCGGGGCGGTTGGTTGCCGGGCTGGTTCGGCAGCGCCGAGCTGTCCTTCTATGCCCAGGTAATTTTGTTGGGGTGGCTCGCCGGCCAGCTCGGCTTTCTGTGGACCCCCTTAAGCAGTTGGTGGTCGCGCCGTCATGAGCGCCAGGCCGACCGCTTTGCCGTCAACCTGACCGGTAGCGGGCGGGAACTGGCCAGCGGGCTGGTCAAGCTGGCCCGGGAAAACCTCAGCAGCCTGTTTCCCCATCCCCTTTATGCAGCGTTCTATTTTTCCCACCCGCCACTGGTGGAACGAGTCCAGCAGCTGGAAGCACTGGTGGCCGAAGACTCTGCTCAGGGTTGA